A window of Bacillus sp. DX3.1 genomic DNA:
TTTTAAAGCAGTTTTAGATAAAACCCAAGATACAGATAATGTTACGATAATACCGATAACAACCATTCCGACTACAACACCTGATGTAACAAGTGTTTGCATGCCGCCTGTATACCCGGCAGCCATAAATAATGAAGCCATTAATATTAATGTAGGCCAGCGACCGTTACATGGAACGAAGTTGTTCGTTAAAATTGCCAGCATACGCTCGCGCGGAGATTCAATAATACGCGTCGACATAATAGCGGCTGCGTTACAACCGAAGCCCATTGCCATTGTTAGCGATTGTTTTCCATGAGCACCAGCACGTTTGAACAGGCGATCCATATTAAAAGCGACACGTGGTAAGTAACCATAGTTTTCTAATAAGGCAAACATGGGGAAGAAGATGGCCATCGGCGGTAACATAACACTAATAACGGCACCTGTACCGCGGAATAGACCAAGAATTAAAACGCCATGTACCCACTCAGGTGCATTCATAGCTTGAAACCATGCTGTTAAATGACCTTCTGCCCAGCCGAAAAATTCAGCGATTTTATCAGATGGAACGTTAGCTCCGGCAATTGTAAGATAAAAAAGAATAGCTAAAATTCCGAGCATAATGGGGAATCCGAATATAGGAGAAGTGAAAATTTTATCCAGCTTCTCTGAACGATATAATTTATCTGTATCGGTATATTGAACAGCTTCTTTACAAATACCAGCAGAAGTTCGATAAATATCACCAACGATATCGTCACGAATATCATCTTTTGTAAGTGTTTGAGCATGTTGAATAATATGATCTAATGGAAGTGATTTACTGGCTGAGTGAAATTCCATTTATGACAACCTCCCTTACAAGCGGCTCTTTATGATGCTTTTGGAGTGCTGCTAGAAAATTTTTATCCCCATCTAATATACGAAGTGCGATCCAACGTGCAGGATAAGTATCTCCAAACACTTTATGAATTTGTGGTTCTAATTCTTGAATCATACTTTCAATTTTTTCATTATAAGTAATTTGAATTGGTGTAGGAATCAATTTTTTATTTGCTACTTTTGTTATTACAGTTAGTAAATGACCGATACCGACTCGATTCCGCGCTGAGATTTTAACAACAGGAACTCCAAGAGATTTCGCTAATCGTTTCTCATCAATGACAATTCCTTTTTTCTCTGCTTCATCTATTAAGTTAATACAAACGACAACGTCTTTTGTCATTTCCATGACTTGCAATGCTAAGTTTAAATTTCTTTCCATTGCCGTTGCATCTACAACAACAACCGTTACATCAGGCTTCTCAAAAATGATATAATCTCGTGCTACTTCCTCATCTGCAGAATTCGAATAAAGGGAGTATGTTCCTGGTAAATCAATTACTGTATACATATTTCCGTTATGTTCATATTCGCCTTCTGCTTTCAATACTGTTTTTCCGGTCCAGTTTCCAGTATGTTGTTTTAACCCTGTTAATGTATTGAATAATGTACTTTTTCCGGTATTAGGATTTCCTGCTAATGCAATGCGATGATTTATCATCGTACATCATCTCCTATTAATCTCCCGAATATAAGGGAACTTTCCTCATTTCGTAGTGCAATGGTTGTATTGCTCACTTGATATGCAATTGGATCCCCGAGCGGACTTTTTTGCAATACTTTAATTGTAGCTCCGGGAATAAAGCCTAAATCCAATAAACGACGTTTCATAGTTCCTTCTAAATGCATCTTCTCGATTTGTACAAACTGCCCTGTTTGAAAACTTGAAAGGGGTTCGGTATTAGCTGTCGCCATAAAAGTTACCTCTCCTCTATATTTTTAGTGTTAGTTTAAAATGTTTACCAAGGGAAACTTTTTGCTACTAATATAGTAGACTACAGTGGATGATGTTGTCAATTGGTACTTTAAAAATATTCAATTATTTTTAGAATTGTTCCAATTTACTTTGTTGTGTCTAAAAATATTAATGAATTTATTTGAGAAAAAGAGGGAGTATACGTGTGCAAGTTCAAAAAATGATGGGTTTTGTAAATGTACCTTTAACATTGGTAGCGAAAAAGAAGGTTTTGTTTACAATAAATTTACATTGTTAAAAATAAATTTACATTTCGGGGCGTTTTGTATGGAATTGTTTTGTTTTTTTATTAAAAAGAGAGGAATGATATAGGTTTTGCGGCATCTTTTCTCTCTTTACTTAAAATTAAAAATTGCTTAACACTAACACAATATTATTTTCATACAATGAATTTGTGTTCGAAATAAGTACATGAATATAAAAAAGCAATAATCCAAATGGGGGTACAAGACATGGTTATGAAAAAAGGTTTCAAGTTTTCGTTAGCAGCATTAATGGTTGCAGGTGCTTTAGTAGGTTGTGGAAAAGCAGAAAGCACTGATAGCAAAGATACTGCTAAAGGTAATAATGATACAAAACAAGAACTATCTGGTACGATTGCAGCAGCTGGTTCTACAGCTCTTCAACCTCTTGCGGATGAAGCTGCGAAAAAATTCCAAGAGGAAAACCCAAAGGTATCAATTCAAGTTCAAGGTGGCGGTAGTGGAACGGGGATTAACCAAGTAGCTTCTGGCGCGGTCCAAATCGGCAACTCTGACGTTCCATCTGCGGATAAAATAAAAGATCCAGAAAAAGCAAAGGAATTAGTAGATAATAAGGTTGCTGGTATTGCGTTTGCACTTGTTGTAAACAAAGATGTGAAGGTTGATAACTTAACTGTGAAACAAGTTCAAGACATCTTCGCTGGTACAGTTACAAACTGGAAAGAGCTAGGCGGTAAAGATGAAAAAATTAATGTAATTAACCGTCCGGCATCTTCTGGTACTCGTGCTACATTCGAAAAAACAATTATGAAAGACGCGAAAATTAACGATGGAACAGGTACAACACAAGATTCTAACGGTGCAGTAGAACAAGCAATTAACTCTACACCAGGCTCAATTAGTTATCTTGCAATGTCTTACATGGTTGGCGATAAAAAAGGTTCACTACAAACAGTGAAAATTGATGGGGTAGAGCCGAAAGTTGAAAATATTTCTGCTGGTAAATACCCATTCTGGTCTTATGAGTACATGGTAACAAAAGGGGAAGCAAAAGAAGCTACAAAAGCTTATATCGATTATGTAAAAGGTAAAGACTTCGAAAAACAAGTTGAGGATATGGGTTATATCCCAATGTCCAAATTAAAATAATTGTGGTTTAATGGGGCTGACTGCGAGGTCAGTCCTGTTCATTTCAATCTATGAAGTGGGGTTATGTTCTGTGATGAAGGGGAAAAAACAAATTAACTACGTAAAAAGTGAATACATTGGAAGATCACTAGTTACGTTTTGCGGTATATTTATTGTTATTGTTACGTTAGCAATTATTGCATTCATTTGCGGAAAAGGAATTCAATCTTTTACGCAAAGTGGTATTTCTATTTCTGAAGTTTTGACATCGACGACATGGAGCCCGAATGCTGATAAGGGATCGTTCGGTGCGGTTATTTTTATCATCGGTTCAACACTTGTTTCAATAGGAGCGGTAGTTATCAGTGCACCAATTGCTCTAGCTCTAGCGATATTTATGAATCTAATTTCACCGAAGTTTGGGAATAAAGTATTAAAGCCTGTTTTAGAATTATTAGTTGGGATTCCTTCCGTTGTATACGGGTTACTAGGGGTTACGATTTTAGTACCTCTTTTACGTGATACATTTGGCGGTGTTGGCTTTAGTTTAATTGCAGGTATTGTTGTGTTAAGCATCATGATTTTACCAACAATTGCAAGCATTGCTTCTGATGCAATTCGTTCAGTTCCTTTTGATTATTTAGAAGCTTCATATGGTTTAGGGTCAACGAAATGGCAAGCGATCAGTCGTGTTATTGTACCAGCTGCAAAAAAAGGTATTTTAACAGGTGTTGTTCTAGGATTAGCGCGTGCTTTTGGAGAAGCATTAGCAGTTCAAATGGTAATTGGTAATACAGTTAAATTGCCTGAAGGAATATATAGTCCAACGGCAACATTAACAGGTATTTTAACAATGGATATGACAAATACATTGGATGGAACAGCTTGGAACAATGCGTTATGGACATTGGCGATGATTTTACTTGTTATTTCTTTCCTATTTATTTTAGTGATTCGAGCAATTGGTCAAAGAGGTGAACGTTAACGATGAATGCAAGAACAGTAAATAATATTTGGACGGGTATTTTATATGCAATAGCGGCGTTTGTGGTAGCTTTACTTGTTTTTCTAGTATACGAAATTCTGAAAGAGGGCTGGGGATTTTGGGATCCGAGTTTCTTGTTTGGAGAACCAAGTAATATAAAAGCAGGGGGCGGGATTGGTCCGCAATTATTTAACTCTTTCTATATGCTTGTTATTACGCTCATTATTTCAATTCCGTTAGGTTTAGGAGCGGGGATTTACCTTGCGGAATATGCAAAGCAAGGACGGTTTTTAGGTTTTATCCGTCTATGTATTGAAACGATGGCATCATTGCCTTCTATAGTTGTTGGTCTATTCGGTTTGTTAGTATTTGTTACAATGACAGGCTGGGGCTACACAGTAATGGGAGGCGCACTTGCTTTAACAATTTTAAATTTACCTGGTTTAACGCGTGTTTGTGAAAATGCGATTACAGAAGTTCCGCCAAATGTAAAAGAAGCAAGTCTTGGACTTGGTGCAACAAAATGGCAGACGATTGTTCGTATTATTCTTCCAACTTCTTTACCACAAATTATTACAGGGGTAATTTTAGCGGCTGGGCGTATATTTGGGGAAGCGGCCGCGTTAATTTATACAGCGGGATTAACATCGCCAATTTTAAACTCTGCAGCAGATTTTTCAAGTCCGGCACATCCGTTAAACCCATTTCGACCAGCTGAAACGTTAGCGGTTCATATTTGGAAGTTAAATTCTGAAGGGATTATTCCTGATGCGAAGTTAATTGCAACAAAATCAGCGGCGGTATTAATCATTATGGTGTTGCTCTTTAATATCATTGCTCGTTTTACTGCATCTATACTTCATAAACATTTCACTGGAACGAAAAAGTCTCGCAAAAAAACGAAAGCGGCTTAAATTCTTGTATCCTATATAAATAAGAAGCTCTCTGTTTATAAAAAGCAGAGAGTTTTTTTTGCTTGGTTTTATCTTGCTATTCGCGGGCGGTAAAATTTCTAGATCAAAGTTTGACAGAAAGCAAAGAAGTTAGGTGAGGTCCTAATGCCTGCGTTTCGTACAAACAAATCCTAATTCTTAAGAATTTATTTAGAAATATTTTACATACAGTTCACTCTAATTATTATCCAATTATTGTATAGTGAAACAGGAAGAGATAAAACAATACAATGGGGGAATTAATTTATGGAAAGATTAACAAAGTTTTCATTAAAAAACCGGGCCGCCGTTATCATTATGGTGTTTCTCATTTCGATACTCGGCATTTATTCCGGTTCCAAATTACCAATGGAGTTTCTGCCGAGCGTCGATGTCCCTTCGGTAACCGTCACCACATTATCTCAAGGGCTAGATGCTGAAACGATGGAAAAAGAAGTAACAGAACCTCTCGAAAAACAATTTCGTAATTTAGAACATGTTGATACGATTACTTCTTCAACACACGAAGGTTTATCACGTATTGACATTGCATATACAACCGAAGCTAATATGAAAGATGCAGCGCGTGAGGTCGAGAAAATCACCAATGCTGCTACTTTACCAAAAGAAATTTCGAAACCAGTCGTCAGTCAACTGAATACTTCTATGGTTCCACTCGCACAAGTCGCGATTCAAAAACAGAACGGTTTTACAAAAGCAGATGAAAAACAAATCGAAAAAGAAATTATCCCACAACTCGAAAAGATTGACGGTGTTGCGAATGTCATGTATTACGGAAAATCAACAAGTGAGCTTTCTGTTAAATTAGATCCTTCCAAAATGCAAAATAAAAATATTACAGCTCCACAAGTGTTAACTGCTTTGCAAGGAAAAGAAATCTCAACTTCTACTGGCCAAGTCACTATAGACAATGAAGAACACTCACTTCGTGTCATTGGGGAAATTAAAAATATTGATGAAATGAAGAACATCAATATTGCACCACAGGTAAAATTACAGGATATTGCTCAAGTAGAACTAAAACAACATTCCGATGTAATTTCACATGTTAACGGAGAAGATGGCGTAACATTAGTTGTTATGAAAGAACCAAGTGAAAATGCAGTGACAATCGGAAAAGAAATTGATAAAAAGGTGAAGGATATCAGCAAAAAATATAAAGAGAATTTCACTATTAAAATGCTGGCATCTACTCATGAACAAGTTGAAAATGCTGTTATGGGCATGGGCAAGGAAGTGATTATTGGCGCAATTGCTGCGACATTTATTATTTTAGTTTTTTTACGTAATATTCGCACAACGTTAATTGCTGTTGTCAGCATTCCGTTATCTATTTTTCTGACACTCTTTTTACTTGATCAATCTAATATTACATTAAACACTTTAACTTTAGGTGGTTTAGCAGTTGCTGTTGGGCGCCTTGTTGATGATAGTATCGTTGTTATAGAAAATATTTTTAGGCGTTTACAAAAAGATGTTTTTTCAAAAGACATCATTCTTGATGCTACAAAAGAAGTTGCAGTCGCTATTACTTCTTCTACGTTAACAACAGTCGCTGTCTTTTTACCAATCGGTCTGGTATCAGGTACAATTGGCGAATTTATGTTACCGATGGTATTAGCAGTTGTATACTCAATACTTTCTTCTTTAATTGTTGCATTAACAGTTGTTCCGCTTATGGCGTTTTTCTTGCTCAAGAAAACAAAACAACAAAGTCCCAAATCTTCACGACGCTATATCACTATTTTAAAATGGGCACTTTCACATAAGTTTATTATTTTATTTACTTCTTTCTTATTATTTGCTGGATCAATCGCAGCTTACGTATTGCTACCAAAGGCAAATATAAAATCCGAAGATGATACGATGCTATCTATTAATATGACGTTTCCAACGAAATCCGATGCTGAATCAAGAAAAGAACAAGCTTTTGATTTTGAAAAGAAAGTACTTTCTAACAATGATGTAACGGATGTAATGTTGCGAGTAGGTTCAAATCCAGAAGATGCACAATGGGGAGCAACAACGAAAAATAATCTTGCTACTATATACGTTACATTTAAAAAAGGTTCCGACATTGATCAATATATTGAGGAATTAAAAAAAGAACAAAAAGCTTTTGAACCAACCGAATTTGAGTATGTAAAAACGAGTTATTCTAATTTCGGCGGTGGAAACAGATTACAATTTAACGTTACAGCAAATAATGATACTGATTTAAAAAAGGCTGCTGATATTGTTACAACGAAACTAAAAAGTATGGACAGTCTCTCCAAGGTAAAATCAAATGCGGAAGAATCCAAAAAAGAATGGCAACTTCACATTGATCAAGCAAAAGCAGAACAAGCTGGATTAACACCAGAAACAGTAGGAGAACAAGTTTCATTACTTATGAAGAAAACACCGATTGGCCAAATTTTAATTGATGAAGAAAAAACAACTCTTATGTTAGAACATAACCAAGAGCGCATAAATAAGAAAGATGACATTCTTAACTCGAACATTGTATCACCTGTAAATGGACCTATTCCTTTAAAAGACATCGCATCCATTTCAGAAAAACAACTGCAATCAGAAATCTTCCATAAGGATGGAAAAGAAACAATTCAAATAAGTGCTGAAGCAACAGAAGACGATTTAAGTAAAGTAAATACAGAAGTAAACAAATCCATTAAAGAATTAGACTTACCAAACGGAGCAAAAGTTGCTGTTGCTGGTGCAACTGAATCTATGCAGGAAACCTTTACAGACTTATTCAAAGTAATGGGTATTGCAATCGGAATTGTGTACTTAATTATGGTCATCACTTTCGGGCAAGCACGCGTACCGTTTGCAATTTTATTCTCACTTCCATTAGCTGCTATTGGTGGTATTTTAGGATTAATCATTTCAGGAACACCGGTTGATTTAAACGCCCTAATCGGTGCATTGATGCTAATCGGTATCGTTGTTACGAATGCCATTGTATTAATAGAACGAGTTCAGCAAAACCGAGAACACGGCATGACAACGCGAGAAGCTTTATTAGAATCAGGTTCCACACGACTACGTCCAATTATTATGACCGCTATTACAACGATAGTAGCAATGTTGCCATTGTTATTCGGTCAATCACAATCTGGTAGCATGGTATCTAAAAGTTTAGCTGTTGTTGTAATTGGTGGCTTAGCTGTTTCAACTGTGCTCACTCTCATCGTCGTTCCTGTTATGTATGAATTATTAGATAAAATCGGAAGAAAAAGAAGTTCTCGTAGACGAGTAGAGGTATCTGTAGATAAATGAAAAGCTTTATAATCAAAACGAAGCTGTCTAAAAAGTATAACTTGAAGTGAACTCAAGTAGTGAAGCATGAAGAAAACACCTCCTTAATTCGCATACTAAAAAATGCGAATTAAGTGGAGGTGTTTTTCATTTGAAGATTTAGAGAAGCAAGCAATGAAATAAAGTTGTTATCTAGAAAATGAAATTGCTTCATTGAAGTTATAAATAAGAATGTTTTTGATAAAACAAAAAAACATTACATATTTTAAAAAAACACTTGCGATTTGAAATAGCGGATGATATATTAATAAACGTCGCTGATGCGAAACAGCAGAAAGCGAAAAGAAATAAAAGATTATGTTGACATTGAATAACTGAAATGCTAACATGAAAAAGTCGCTACTGAGTGACAGACAAGTTCTTTGAAAACTGAACGAAACAAACAACGTGCAACGTCAATTTTTATTTTTATGATGCTAGACAAACTAACTTTATTGGAGAGTTTGATCCTGGCTCAGGATGAACGCTGGCGGCGTGCCTAATACATGCAAGTCGAGCGAATGGATTAAGAGCTTGCTCTTATGAAGTTAGCGGCGGACGGGTGAGTAACACGTGGGTAACCTGCCTACAAGACTGGGATAACTCCGGGAAACCGGGGCTAATACCGGATAACATTTTGCACTGCATGGTGCGAAATTGAAAGGCGGCTTCGGCTGTCACTTGTAGATGGACCTGCGTCGCATTAGCTAGTTGGTGAGGTAACGGCTCACCAAGGCAACGATGCGTAGCCGACCTGAGAGGGTGATCGGCCACACTGGGACTGAGACACGGCCCAGACTCCTACGGGAGGCAGCAGTAGGGAATCTTCCGCAATGGACGAAAGTCTGACGGAGCAACGCCGCGTGAGTGATGAAGGCTTTCGGGTCGTAAAACTCTGTTGTTAGGGAAGAACAAGTGCTAGTTGAATAAGCTGGCACCTTGACGGTACCTAACCAGAAAGCCACGGCTAACTACGTGCCAGCAGCCGCGGTAATACGTAGGTGGCAAGCGTTATCCGGAATTATTGGGCGTAAAGCGCGCGCAGGTGGTTTCTTAAGTCTGATGTGAAAGCCCACGGCTCAACCGTGGAGGGTCATTGGAAACTGGGAGACTTGAGTGCAGAAGAGGAAAGTGGAATTCCATGTGTAGCGGTGAAATGCGTAGAGATATGGAGGAACACCAGTGGCGAAGGCGACTTTCTGGTCTGTAACTGACACTGAGGCGCGAAAGCGTGGGGAGCAAACAGGATTAGATACCCTGGTAGTCCACGCCGTAAACGATGAGTGCTAAGTGTTAGAGGGTTTCCGCCCTTTAGTGCTGAAGTTAACGCATTAAGCACTCCGCCTGGGGAGTACGGCCGCAAGGCTGAAACTCAAAGGAATTGACGGGGGCCCGCACAAGCGGTGGAGCATGTGGTTTAATTCGAAGCAACGCGAAGAACCTTACCAGGTCTTGACATCCTTTGAAAACCCTAGAGATAGGGCTTCCCCTTCGGGGGCAAAGTGACAGGTGGTGCATGGTTGTCGTCAGCTCGTGTCGTGAGATGTTGGGTTAAGTCCCGCAACGAGCGCAACCCTTGATCTTAGTTGCCAGCATTTAGTTGGGCACTCTAAGGTGACTGCCGGTGACAAACCGGAGGAAGGTGGGGATGACGTCAAATCATCATGCCCCTTATGACCTGGGCTACACACGTGCTACAATGGACGGTACAAAGAGCTGCAAGACCGCGAGGTGGAGCTAATCTCATAAAACCGTTCTCAGTTCGGATTGTAGGCTGCAACTCGCCTACATGAAGCTGGAATCGCTAGTAATCGCGGATCAGCATGCCGCGGTGAATACGTTCCCGGGCCTTGTACACACCGCCCGTCACACCACGAGAGTTTGTAACACCCGAAGTCGGTGGGGTAACCTTTATGGAGCCAGCCGCCTAAGGTGGGACAGATGATTGGGGTGAAGTCGTAACAAGGTAGCCGTATCGGAAGGTGCGGCTGGATCACCTCCTTTCTATGGAGAATTGATGAACGCAGTTCATCAATATACGTTGACTTGTTTCGTTTCGTTCAGTTTTGAGAGAACTAAATCTCTCGAAATGTATGTTCTTTGAAAACTAGATAACAGTGTAGCTCATATTTTTTTAATTAATTTTGGTTAAGTTAGAAAGGGCGCACGGTGGATGCCTTGACACTAGGAGTCGATGAAGGACGGGACTAACGCCGATATGCTTCGGGGAGCTGTAAGTAAGCTTTGATCCGAAGATTTCCGAATGGGGAAACCCACTATACGTAATGGTATGGTATCCTTACCTGAATACATAGGGTATGGAAGACAGACCCAGGGAACTGAAACATCTAAGTACCTGGAGGAAGAGAAAGCAAATGCGATTTCCTGAGTAGCGGCGAGCGAAACGGAATCTAGCCCAAACCAAGAGGCTTGCCTCTTGGGGTTGTAGGACATTCTATACGGAGTTACAAAGGAACGGGGTAGACGAAGCAGCCTGGAAAGGCTCGTCATAGAAGGTAACAACCCTGTAGTCGAAACTTCGTTCCCTCTTGAATGTATCCTGAGTACGGCGGAACACGTGAAATTCCGTCGGAATCTGGGAGGACCATCTCCCAAGGCTAAATACTACCTAGTGATCGATAGTGAACCAGTACCGTGAGGGAAAGGTGAAAAGCACCCCGGAAGGGGAGTGAAAGAGATCCTGAAACCGTGTGCCTACAAATAGTCAGAGCCCGTTAATGGGTGATGGCGTGCCTTTTGTAGAATGAACCGGCGAGTTACGATCCCGTGCGAGGTTAAGCTGAAGAGGCGGAGCCGTAGCGAAAGCGAGTCTGAATAGGGCGTTTAGTACGTGGTCGTAGACCCGAAACCAGGTGATCTACCCATGTCCAGGGTGAAGTTCAGGTAACACTGAATGGAGGCCCGAACCCACGCACGTTGAAAAGTGCGGGGATGAGGTGTGGGTAGCGGAGAAATTCCAATCGAACCTGGAGATAGCTGGTTCTCCCCGAAATAGCTTTAGGGCTAGCCTTAAGTGTAAGAGTCTTGGAGGTAGAGCACTGATTGAACTAGGGGTCCTCATCGGATTACCGAATTCAGTCAAACTCCGAATGCCAATGACTTATCCTTAGGAGTCAGACTGCGAGTGATAAGATCCGTAGTCAAAAGGGAAACAGCCCAGACCGCCAGCTAAGGTCCCAAAGTGTGTATTAAGTGGAAAAGGATGTGGAGTTGCTTAGACAACTAGGATGTTGGCTTAGAAGCAGCCACCATTTAAAGAGTGCGTAATAGCTCACTAGTCGAGTGACTCTGCGCCGAAAATGTACCGGGGCTAAATACACCACCGAAGCTGCGGATTGATACCTATGGTATCAGTGGTAGGGGAGCGTTCTAAGGGCAGTGAAGTCAGACCGTAAGGACTGGTGGAGCGCTTAGAAGTGAGAATGCCGGTATGAGTAGCGAAAGACGGGTGAGAATCCCGTCCACCGAATGCCTAAGGTTTCCTGAGGAAGGCTCGTCCGCTCAGGGTTAGTCAGGACCTAAGCCGAGGCCGACAGGCGTAGGCGATGGACAACAGGTTGATATTCCTGTACCACCTCTTTATCGTTTGAGCAATGGAGGGACGCAGAAGGATAGAAGAAGCGTGCGATTGGTTGTGCACGTCCAAGCAGTTAGGCTGATAAGTAGGCAAATCCGCTTATCGTGAAGGCTGAGCTGTGATGGGGAAGCTCCTTATGGAGCGAAGTCTTTGATTCCCCGCTGCCAAGAAAAGCTTCTAGCGAGATAAAAGGTGCCTGTACCGCAAACCGACACAGGTAGGCGAGGAGAGAATCCTAAGGTGTGCGAGAGAACTCTGGTTAAGGAACTCGGCAAAATGACCCCGTAACTTCGGGAGAAGGGGTGCTTTCTTAACGGAAAGCCGCAGTGAATAGGCCCAAGCGACTGTTTAGCAAAAACACAGGTCTCTGCGAAGCCGTAAGGCGAAGTATAGGGGCTGACACCTGCCCGGTGCTGGAAGGTTAAGGAGAGGGGTTAGCGCAAGCGAAGCTCTGAACTGAAGCCCCAGTAAACGGCGGCCGTAACTATAACGGTCCTAAGGTAGCGAAATTCCTTGTCGGGTAAGTTCCGACCCGCACGAAAGGTGTAACGATTTGGGCACTGTCTCAACCAGAGACTCGGTGAAATTATAGTACCTGTGAAGATGCAGGTTACCCGCGACAGGACGGAAAGACCCCGTGGAGCTTTACTGTAGCCTGATATTGAATTTTGGTACAGTTTGTACAGGATAGGCGGGAGCCATTGAAACCGGAGCGCTAGCTTCGGTGGAGGCGCTGGTGGGATACCGCCCTGACTGTATTGAAATTCTAACCTACGGGTCTCATCGACCCGGGAGACAGTGTCAGGTGGGCAGTTTGACTGGGGCGGTCGCCTCCTAAAGTGTAACGGAGGCGCCCAAAGGTTCCCTCAGAATGGTTGGAAATCATTCGTAGAGTGCAAAGGCATAAGGGAGCTTGACTGCGAGACCTACAAGTCGAGCAGGGACGAAAGTCGGGCTTAGTGATCCGGTGGTTCCGCATGGAAGGGCCATCGCTCAACGGATAAAAGCTACCCCGGGGATAACAGGCTTATCTCCCCCAAGAGTCCACATCGACGGGGAGGTTTGGCACCTCGATGTCGGCTCATCGCATCCTGGGGCTGTAGTCGGTCCCAAGGGTTGGGCTGTTCGCCCATTAAAGCGGTACGCGAGCTGGGTTCAGAACGTCGTGAGACAGTTCGGTCCCTATCCGTCGTGGGCGCAGGAAATTTGAGAGGAGCTGTCCTTAGTACGAGAGGACCGGGATGGACGCACCGCTGGTGTACCAGTTGTTCTGCCAAGGGCATAGCTGGGTAGCTATGTGCGGAAGGGATAAGTGCTGAAAGCATCTAAGCATGAAGCCCCCCTCAAGATGAGATTTCCCATAGCGTAAGCTAGTAAGATCCCTGAAAGATGATCAGGTTGATAGGTTCGAGGTGGAAGCATGGTGACATGTGGAGCTGACGAATACTAATAGATCGAGGACTTAACCATATAATATGAAGCAATGTTATCTAGTTTTGAGAGAACATAAAAAAACTTGTTGACTTTTTATTTCAATCAGGTATAATAGTGTTTGTCTCAAAAAAATAGTCTGGTAATGATGGCAGAGAGGTCACACCCGTTCCCATACCGAACACGGAAGTTAAGCTCTCTAGCGCCGATGGTAGTTGGGACCTTGTCCCTGTGAGAGTAGGACGTTGCCAGGCAAAGTGGAGGATTAGCTCAGCTGGGAGAGCACCTGCCTTACAAGCAGGGGGTCGGCGGTTCGAGCCCGTCATCCTCCACCATATTATGTCGGAGGGGTAGCGAAGTGGCTAAACGCGGCGGACTGTAAATCCGCTCCTTCGGGTTCGGCAGTTCGAATCTGCCCCCCTCCACC
This region includes:
- the pstC gene encoding phosphate ABC transporter permease subunit PstC, whose translation is MKGKKQINYVKSEYIGRSLVTFCGIFIVIVTLAIIAFICGKGIQSFTQSGISISEVLTSTTWSPNADKGSFGAVIFIIGSTLVSIGAVVISAPIALALAIFMNLISPKFGNKVLKPVLELLVGIPSVVYGLLGVTILVPLLRDTFGGVGFSLIAGIVVLSIMILPTIASIASDAIRSVPFDYLEASYGLGSTKWQAISRVIVPAAKKGILTGVVLGLARAFGEALAVQMVIGNTVKLPEGIYSPTATLTGILTMDMTNTLDGTAWNNALWTLAMILLVISFLFILVIRAIGQRGER
- a CDS encoding nucleoside recognition domain-containing protein, which codes for MEFHSASKSLPLDHIIQHAQTLTKDDIRDDIVGDIYRTSAGICKEAVQYTDTDKLYRSEKLDKIFTSPIFGFPIMLGILAILFYLTIAGANVPSDKIAEFFGWAEGHLTAWFQAMNAPEWVHGVLILGLFRGTGAVISVMLPPMAIFFPMFALLENYGYLPRVAFNMDRLFKRAGAHGKQSLTMAMGFGCNAAAIMSTRIIESPRERMLAILTNNFVPCNGRWPTLILMASLFMAAGYTGGMQTLVTSGVVVGMVVIGIIVTLSVSWVLSKTALKGVPTHYTLELPPYRKPKIWNTIVRATLDKSLYVLKRAVIVAAPAAVFTWALANIYVGDTSLLMYFVNFLDPFAKLLGLDGFILAAFILGLPANEIVIPILLMAYLSTGSLTELDDMSQIKQLFLDHGWTWLTALNTMLFSLLHFPCGTTLVNIYKETKSPKWTFLSFAIPTVIAIVVTFLSTQLVHWLGLV
- a CDS encoding FeoB small GTPase domain-containing protein; this translates as MINHRIALAGNPNTGKSTLFNTLTGLKQHTGNWTGKTVLKAEGEYEHNGNMYTVIDLPGTYSLYSNSADEEVARDYIIFEKPDVTVVVVDATAMERNLNLALQVMEMTKDVVVCINLIDEAEKKGIVIDEKRLAKSLGVPVVKISARNRVGIGHLLTVITKVANKKLIPTPIQITYNEKIESMIQELEPQIHKVFGDTYPARWIALRILDGDKNFLAALQKHHKEPLVREVVINGISLSQ
- a CDS encoding FeoA family protein, with product MATANTEPLSSFQTGQFVQIEKMHLEGTMKRRLLDLGFIPGATIKVLQKSPLGDPIAYQVSNTTIALRNEESSLIFGRLIGDDVR
- a CDS encoding phosphate ABC transporter substrate-binding protein PstS family protein; this encodes MVMKKGFKFSLAALMVAGALVGCGKAESTDSKDTAKGNNDTKQELSGTIAAAGSTALQPLADEAAKKFQEENPKVSIQVQGGGSGTGINQVASGAVQIGNSDVPSADKIKDPEKAKELVDNKVAGIAFALVVNKDVKVDNLTVKQVQDIFAGTVTNWKELGGKDEKINVINRPASSGTRATFEKTIMKDAKINDGTGTTQDSNGAVEQAINSTPGSISYLAMSYMVGDKKGSLQTVKIDGVEPKVENISAGKYPFWSYEYMVTKGEAKEATKAYIDYVKGKDFEKQVEDMGYIPMSKLK
- the pstA gene encoding phosphate ABC transporter permease PstA, whose product is MNARTVNNIWTGILYAIAAFVVALLVFLVYEILKEGWGFWDPSFLFGEPSNIKAGGGIGPQLFNSFYMLVITLIISIPLGLGAGIYLAEYAKQGRFLGFIRLCIETMASLPSIVVGLFGLLVFVTMTGWGYTVMGGALALTILNLPGLTRVCENAITEVPPNVKEASLGLGATKWQTIVRIILPTSLPQIITGVILAAGRIFGEAAALIYTAGLTSPILNSAADFSSPAHPLNPFRPAETLAVHIWKLNSEGIIPDAKLIATKSAAVLIIMVLLFNIIARFTASILHKHFTGTKKSRKKTKAA